ATGCTCTTTGTGTTTGGTTCTTTGTTAAGGATCTGGTACTTGGCACTTGATAAGGAGTGGAGAAGCCTCACAACATCATCATCAGTCAAATTCAACTGGGTCATTATCTCTGAGTAACTCAGTCTATCAGAAGAGTTGAATAACAACAGAGCTGAGGCCTACAAAGCAACAGAGGGGATAAAAAGTTGTCAAGTGAAAAAAAACATAGCAAGAAATAACTAATCCCAAAGTCTACCAGAAGtcaaaattgataaaaacaaaaggtttaaaatATTACCTGAGATGTTGACACTATCAACTCTGTGGATCTTGGCTCAAAATTACCAATAATGTTACAAGTCCCTAATGAATAAATCCATGTTAAATTTCGATGCTTTGTTTTGGTCTGGTAGAATTCCCTGAAAACTTTGACACACTTTACCTGGAACAACCAGAAATTAACAATAACTCTTGAATCATAGTGAAGAAATCTATTTCAGCCATCGGAAATTGCCTATAAACATCAaacaaaacttcaaattttatatctCGGCAAAATTCTGCAAGTACCATTTCTGCTGGAAGGTTCAAATCAAAGGACCTGTAACTCGGCCAAAAACCAGTAGTCAGAACCGTGACTGTCAACTCAATGCCAGGATTTGCATTTGGATTATTACTGAGATACTCTTCAAAACTAGTCTGGTTTTCCTTGGCTAACATCAAATCTGTAACCTGGAACACAGAGAAGTGAATTAGGAACGTATTGCCGCAGGTGAAACTAGTTCTTAAGAAAGAAATCTAGCAACACCAACCATCCCTTCCATCTTTGATGTGAACTGACCACCGCATTGCTGCTTTAATTTCGTCAGCATACTTCTCTCATGGTCATCATTGGCACTCTTATCAAAGAGAAGTCGTCTGGCAAGCTTCTTCCTGCCAGTTTTGATGATTATTAGTAAGCAATTTGATGGCATCATCAAGCCTCGATTATAATGGATGACAACCACAATGGGATATTAAATGGATACACATAAACAGTAGTGGATGAGGCATTTGTTTCCAAAAATTGATATGGCTAAGTTTCATATTCTAATGCAGGGAAATTTTATTTGCAGACATGATTAACATGCTTGATATATATTCTCAGAGTCACTGTAAATTGATTATGGAAATGAGctcattttttttactatagaGTACAGAAGAGAAATGTTAATCAATCTTGAGAATATAGGTTCATCTTGAAGATCATTGGCATAAAGACTAGCACAGTTCCCTCAGTAAACCTGCACCCATTACTCAAGGGTCTAGTATCCTATGATATTGAAGTATTCAAGAAACTGATAGAACTAGTTCTGATGTATCTAAATAATTAGGTAGAAAACTAGTAAGCCTAATTTCAATATATCATGAACTATCTTTTATACAGTATTACTGTGGATACTGTGACATAAAAGATTTTGTTGAATTTATATTCAACAATATTATCAGTAGCCTATGCACCCGTGAATAAACCTTCGATTCCAAAAATATTACCTATAGTACTCAGAAAAAAGATCCTTGTCACTGATATATGAGAGCAGCTTTACTACCTGCAAAAGGTACAATAACCACCTGTGATACTTAAAAATTGATGCTAGActacattacaaaaattaatgtcCAAACAACAGACCTTCTCAAGCATTTCTTCAGTGGCTTCATTGCCCAATTTTTCACTACTTCCCTTCTTAAGTATATCATCACAAAAAGTAGCCAATAGCTCTGCAATTGAGCTTCCGCCGACACCCTTGTTGCAAAGGGCCTCAAAAGCCTCCTTAAATGCCTGTCCAGAGGAACATCCAAATGAGTACTTATCTTATGTAGCTTTTTGAAATCACTTCACAAGATGTGAACCTTATGGAGAAGGATGTGGTTCTGGAAACGTCCATTCACATGTGCCACATACTTATCATGCAGCTCAATCAATTTCCTCACGAAAACCTGCCAACAATGAGCTGAATCAATGATCCTAAACAGACCAACAAAATTTTATCTACTTATGGAGGAGAAGTAGAAGATCGATTGCATTACCTGTTGCTGCAAGCCTACATCCTTCTTATTGGCCTGTGAAAAGGAATGAAGGGACTAATTGCTTGCTTCATAAAATGTTACAGGTCAAAACAAAGGGACGCATATTTTTGATAGCTGTGCAAATCACACACTATAACTATAGACTGATAATGATGACGAGTCCCAAAAGTTGAGTTGGATTTAGATTGGTGGAAACTAAAATAACACACAAAAGGTAACTTGTTGAAGAGTTAATTCGTTTATGAAAACCTAAAGCAAGAAAGCATCGCAGTACAATTTCCAAAGCATcatactaaataaaaaattgcaccATATAATTCAAACTAATGGATAGCTAGAGCTTCAATAAACTCCTTACAATATCTGTTAAAGAGAAGACTACAACTGTACATGTAGACCTTTCGAAAATCCTGTCGAATGTTTCATCGACAGTGGTTCATTACTATACATAATAGCAGTACAGGCATGAGTAGGCAATAAGCCAGTTCTCCTGGTAGACAGTATGGCAATTGCAATCATAGTTGAATGATTGAATAACTACTTCAGATCGTGGTTCACATAGGCCCCACTGCTAAAACAATAACATAACAGCGTATATGCGTCGGCTATCTACGCTAACATGTATACTTGGAATATGTATAGCATATCTAATGGTCAGATCTTGGAATGTATGGCATATCTAGTGGTCACTAGTGTGATTTACATCTTTCTGAACAACATACTATATTGGCTCCTAATCTTTGGGTTAATCTCCTCCAAAATGAAGTTGTCACTCACCCACAAACACACACGCAAACATGCATGCGCACGCGCGTGTGCTTTCCCCGCAAAACTTATCCTTCTAGATTTCCTTTTGGGACTATGCTTGACTAGCCTCTCATGGCAAGCTGCATTTCTTTCGGTAGGTCAATCTTATTATTTGAAGATCAATTTCCATCTTTTTGAATGAAGgagaactttttcccaaaacaGTGATCAAACTCAGTAACAAATTCAACTAAACTATATCGCAATTAGCATAGGGGATTAACTAACTGCCTGAGGCTAATCCTGCTCCAAGTCGCTAGCACCCCGCTTTAAGTAAAAAAACACGAAACTTACTAGAATCCTAGGTCTCTATTCTGTAAGAAGGACAATAGTCCGACCAGAAAGGGTATCCTAGATAGCCATGTAAAATCAAAACATTCCATTTTCACTAAGGGTCGATGGTGATCTTATGGTTTTAATCACTATATGCATAGCTTGTTTGATCTACAAGGCTACATCAATGAATGACATCAGATTTTACTCCAAAACAGTCCGAAATCTTAGCTTGTGTTCTTTTGCTGAGTTAATCCAATTGAGTCTCCCACTGTTTACACAATTAATTCTGGTTCATCAAGACACCCCTGAAGGATGCAGAATCATTTTGAGACAAGAGAGCAGAAACTGATGAGTAAAGCAAGCAAATTCAGTATCTGATGATGATCAAACTATACAGAAGAATGGAAGGGGACTTTGCTCATTTGAATGAACTAGAGAAAATTCTGTAAATTCATAAGAAATAGTCAAAGCCATGGACTGATAATTTGAGAACCAACCTTCCTGCTGTCAGCTTCATCTTCTGCTTGTTTGACCAAGGCAGTGCCCTCGTCAGTGACATGCTGACATATAAGGTATGAAAAACAAGGTAAAGGATGACAGAGACAAGTGTAACTTAATGTAGATGCAATATGGATGACAGAAAACGGACCTGCTTGAATATGTTAGCGAGCGGATCCAAGAATATTGGTACTTTCGAGAAAACCCTGACCATCCTTGACAAATTTTCAACCTAAACAGCATCAGAAAACTTGGTAGGTAAACactccaaaaaatatttaggaatgGATGTTCATAAAAAGACAAGAGCGGAGCCAGAATACCTTATCACCTGTCAGTAATGCATGATATCCTGAATGCTCTTTTTCAAATAGTCGGCTTGCATATACAGACCACAATTCATGTTGAACTTTCTgaagaaagagcaaaaagatt
The nucleotide sequence above comes from Eucalyptus grandis isolate ANBG69807.140 chromosome 2, ASM1654582v1, whole genome shotgun sequence. Encoded proteins:
- the LOC104434733 gene encoding cullin-1 isoform X1 — its product is MVVNERETIYLEQGWEFMQKGILKLKNILEGLPETQFSSEEYMTLYTTIYNMCAQKPPHDYSQQLYDKYRESFEEYTMSAVLPSLREKHDEFMLRELVKRWGNHKVMVRWLSRFFYYLDRYFIARKSLPPLNEVGLTCFRELVYQELKVKVSDAVISLIDKEREGEPIDRALLKNIMDIFVEIGMGQMDYYENDFEAALLKDSAAYYYRKASSWISEDFCPDYLLKAEECLKQVKDRISHYLHSSSEPKLLEKVQHELWSVYASRLFEKEHSGYHALLTGDKVENLSRMVRVFSKVPIFLDPLANIFKQHVTDEGTALVKQAEDEADSRKANKKDVGLQQQVFVRKLIELHDKYVAHVNGRFQNHILLHKAFKEAFEALCNKGVGGSSIAELLATFCDDILKKGSSEKLGNEATEEMLEKVVKLLSYISDKDLFSEYYRKKLARRLLFDKSANDDHERSMLTKLKQQCGGQFTSKMEGMVTDLMLAKENQTSFEEYLSNNPNANPGIELTVTVLTTGFWPSYRSFDLNLPAEMVKCVKVFREFYQTKTKHRNLTWIYSLGTCNIIGNFEPRSTELIVSTSQASALLLFNSSDRLSYSEIMTQLNLTDDDVVRLLHSLSSAKYQILNKEPNTKSIAPTDHFEFNSKFTGKMQRIKIPLPPMDEKKKVIGDVDRDRRYAIDASIVRIMKSRKVLDHQQLVMECVQQLGPMFKPELKAIKKRIEDLISRDYLERGKDNPNLLRYLA